In Bacillus toyonensis BCT-7112, a single window of DNA contains:
- the secE gene encoding preprotein translocase subunit SecE codes for MRLTNFFGDVGREMKKVSWPKKDELLRSTATVIATVVFFAIFFAVVDMGISSLIRLILG; via the coding sequence ATGCGTTTAACGAACTTTTTCGGCGATGTAGGTCGCGAAATGAAAAAAGTAAGTTGGCCTAAAAAAGATGAATTACTCCGCTCAACAGCGACTGTTATCGCTACAGTTGTGTTCTTTGCGATTTTCTTCGCAGTAGTTGATATGGGCATTTCTTCTTTAATTCGGTTAATTCTTGGTTAA
- the nusG gene encoding transcription termination/antitermination protein NusG translates to MEKSWYVVHTYSGYENKVKANLEKRVESMGMQDKIFRVVVPEEVEVEMKNGKEKIMKRKVFPGYVLVELIMTDDSWYVVRNTPGVTGFVGSSGSGSKPSPLLEEEVVTIMKHMGMDNEVVDFDFELHETVRVNEGPFADYTGAIEEIDVEKKKVSVLVDMFGRETPVELDFHQIEKL, encoded by the coding sequence ATGGAAAAAAGTTGGTATGTTGTCCATACTTATTCTGGATATGAAAATAAAGTAAAGGCAAACCTAGAGAAACGTGTAGAATCAATGGGTATGCAAGATAAAATTTTCCGTGTTGTTGTCCCGGAAGAAGTAGAAGTAGAAATGAAAAATGGTAAAGAAAAAATAATGAAAAGAAAAGTGTTCCCAGGTTACGTATTAGTGGAACTAATCATGACTGATGACTCTTGGTATGTTGTTCGTAATACACCGGGTGTAACAGGTTTTGTTGGTTCTTCAGGTTCTGGATCTAAACCATCTCCTCTATTAGAAGAGGAAGTTGTTACCATTATGAAGCATATGGGAATGGACAATGAAGTGGTTGATTTCGACTTTGAACTTCATGAGACAGTACGTGTAAATGAGGGACCATTCGCAGATTATACAGGTGCTATTGAAGAAATTGATGTGGAGAAGAAGAAAGTTAGTGTGCTTGTAGATATGTTTGGTCGCGAGACTCCAGTTGAACTTGACTTCCATCAAATTGAAAAATTATAA
- the rplK gene encoding 50S ribosomal protein L11, whose amino-acid sequence MAKKVIKMVKLQIPAGKANPAPPVGPALGQAGVNIMGFCKEFNARTADQAGLIIPVEITVFEDRSFTFITKTPPAAVLLKKVAGIESGSGEPNRNKVATVKRDKVREIAETKMPDLNAASVEAAMRMVEGTARSMGIVIED is encoded by the coding sequence GTGGCTAAAAAGGTAATTAAAATGGTAAAGCTTCAAATTCCTGCAGGTAAAGCTAACCCAGCTCCACCAGTTGGTCCAGCATTAGGACAAGCAGGTGTTAACATCATGGGCTTCTGTAAAGAGTTTAACGCTCGTACAGCAGATCAAGCTGGTCTTATCATCCCTGTTGAAATTACGGTATTTGAGGACCGTTCATTCACTTTCATTACTAAAACTCCTCCTGCTGCTGTTCTTCTTAAGAAAGTAGCTGGTATTGAGTCTGGTTCTGGTGAACCAAACCGTAATAAAGTGGCAACTGTTAAGCGTGATAAAGTACGCGAAATCGCTGAAACTAAAATGCCTGACCTAAACGCTGCTAGCGTAGAAGCTGCAATGCGTATGGTTGAAGGTACTGCACGCAGTATGGGCATCGTTATCGAAGACTAA
- the rplA gene encoding 50S ribosomal protein L1: protein MAKRGKKYVEAAKLVDRATAYSATEAVELVKKTNTAKFDATVEAAFRLGVDPKKADQQIRGAVVLPHGTGKVQRVLVFAKGEKAKEAEAAGAEFVGDADYIGKIQQGWFDFDVVVATPDMMGEVGKLGRVLGPKGLMPNPKTGTVTFDVTKAVNEIKAGKVEYRVDKAGNIHVPIGKVSFEDAKLVENFKTIADTLQKAKPAAAKGTYMKNATVASTMGPGVRVDVSTLA, encoded by the coding sequence ATGGCTAAAAGAGGTAAAAAGTACGTAGAAGCTGCGAAGCTTGTCGATCGTGCAACTGCTTACTCTGCAACAGAAGCAGTAGAATTAGTAAAGAAAACAAACACAGCTAAATTTGATGCAACTGTAGAAGCTGCATTCCGTTTAGGTGTTGACCCTAAGAAAGCTGACCAACAAATTCGTGGCGCAGTTGTTCTTCCACACGGTACTGGTAAAGTACAACGTGTATTAGTATTCGCTAAAGGCGAAAAAGCAAAAGAAGCTGAAGCTGCTGGCGCTGAATTCGTAGGCGATGCTGATTACATCGGTAAAATCCAACAAGGTTGGTTCGATTTCGATGTAGTAGTAGCAACTCCTGACATGATGGGTGAAGTTGGTAAACTTGGTCGCGTATTAGGACCTAAAGGTTTAATGCCAAACCCTAAAACTGGAACAGTTACTTTCGATGTAACTAAAGCTGTTAACGAAATCAAAGCTGGTAAAGTTGAATACCGCGTTGATAAAGCTGGTAACATCCACGTTCCAATCGGTAAAGTATCTTTCGAAGATGCTAAACTAGTAGAAAACTTCAAAACAATTGCTGACACGCTACAAAAAGCTAAGCCAGCTGCTGCGAAAGGTACTTACATGAAGAATGCAACTGTTGCTTCTACAATGGGACCTGGCGTACGCGTAGACGTTTCTACACTTGCGTAA
- the rplJ gene encoding 50S ribosomal protein L10 gives MSKVIETKQQVVTEIADKLRASKSTIVVDYRGLTVSEATELRKQLREAGVEFKVYKNSLTRRAAESAEMAELNEFLTGPNAIAFSNEDVVAPAKVLNDFATKHEALEIKAGVIEGKLVTLDEVKAIATLPSREGLLSMLLSVLQAPIRNLALATKAVAEQKEEQGA, from the coding sequence ATGAGCAAAGTAATCGAAACTAAACAACAAGTTGTAACTGAAATCGCGGACAAACTTCGCGCTAGTAAATCTACAATCGTTGTTGACTACCGTGGTTTAACAGTTTCTGAAGCAACAGAATTACGTAAGCAATTACGTGAAGCTGGCGTTGAGTTCAAAGTTTACAAAAACTCTTTAACTCGTCGTGCTGCAGAGTCTGCTGAAATGGCTGAGTTAAACGAATTCTTAACAGGACCAAACGCAATCGCGTTCAGTAACGAGGATGTAGTTGCTCCTGCGAAAGTATTAAACGACTTCGCTACAAAACATGAAGCTTTAGAAATTAAAGCGGGCGTAATCGAAGGTAAACTTGTAACACTTGATGAGGTTAAAGCTATCGCTACTCTTCCATCACGTGAAGGCTTACTTTCTATGCTTCTTAGCGTTCTTCAAGCTCCAATCCGTAACCTTGCACTTGCTACTAAAGCAGTTGCAGAACAAAAGGAAGAGCAAGGCGCTTAA
- the rplL gene encoding 50S ribosomal protein L7/L12 codes for MTKEQIIEAVKSMTVLELNDLVKAIEEEFGVTAAAPVAVAGGAGEAAAEKTEFDVVLASAGAQKIKVIKAVREITGLGLKEAKELVDNTPKAIKEGVSKEEAEEMKAKLEEVGAAVEVK; via the coding sequence ATGACTAAAGAACAAATCATTGAAGCAGTTAAATCTATGACTGTATTAGAACTTAACGACTTAGTAAAAGCTATCGAGGAAGAATTCGGCGTAACTGCTGCTGCTCCTGTAGCTGTAGCTGGTGGCGCTGGTGAAGCTGCTGCTGAGAAAACTGAATTTGACGTAGTACTTGCAAGTGCTGGCGCTCAAAAAATCAAAGTTATCAAAGCTGTACGTGAAATCACTGGTCTTGGCTTAAAAGAAGCTAAAGAATTAGTTGACAACACTCCAAAAGCAATCAAAGAAGGCGTTTCTAAAGAGGAAGCTGAAGAAATGAAAGCTAAACTTGAAGAAGTTGGCGCTGCTGTAGAAGTTAAGTAA
- a CDS encoding class I SAM-dependent methyltransferase, with protein MADHYFSNDPSSKSDRKRWEFTLRESRFTFLSDHGVFSKNEVDFGSRLLIEAFQMPDVKGNVLDVGCGYGPIGLSLAKEFQDREIHMVDVNERALGLAKENAANNKIENVRILQSSVYENVDGKYAVILSNPPIRAGKDIVHEILEKAVEYLVSGGELWIVIQKKQGAPSALKKLEEVFSEVEVVEKKKGYYIIKSKKR; from the coding sequence ATGGCAGACCATTATTTTTCTAACGACCCTTCTAGTAAGAGTGATCGTAAACGATGGGAATTTACGCTTCGTGAATCTCGATTTACTTTTTTATCTGACCATGGGGTGTTCTCGAAAAACGAAGTGGACTTTGGTTCTCGTCTTTTAATTGAAGCGTTTCAAATGCCAGATGTTAAAGGTAATGTGTTAGACGTAGGGTGTGGGTACGGTCCAATCGGTTTGTCGTTAGCGAAAGAGTTTCAAGATCGTGAAATTCACATGGTGGATGTGAATGAAAGGGCCTTGGGGCTTGCAAAAGAAAATGCCGCTAATAACAAAATTGAAAATGTACGTATTTTGCAAAGTAGTGTCTATGAAAATGTAGATGGCAAGTATGCTGTTATTCTATCTAATCCTCCAATTCGTGCTGGTAAAGATATCGTGCATGAGATTTTAGAAAAAGCTGTAGAGTATTTAGTTTCAGGTGGAGAATTGTGGATTGTTATTCAAAAGAAACAAGGTGCACCATCTGCGCTAAAAAAACTAGAAGAAGTATTTTCTGAAGTTGAAGTTGTAGAAAAGAAAAAAGGATATTATATCATAAAATCAAAAAAGCGTTGA
- the rpoB gene encoding DNA-directed RNA polymerase subunit beta — MTGQLVQYGRHRQRRSYARISEVLELPNLIEIQTSSYQWFLDEGLREMFQDISPIEDFTGNLSLEFIDYSLGEPKYSVEECKERDVTYAAPLRVKVRLINKETGEVKEQDVFMGDFPLMTETGTFVINGAERVIVSQLVRSPSVYYSGKVDKNGKRGFTATVIPNRGAWLEYETDAKDVVYVRIDRTRKLPVTVLLRALGFGSDQEITELLGDNEYLSNTLEKDNTDSTEKALLEIYERLRPGEPPTVENAKSLLVSRFFDPKRYDLANVGRYKINKKLHIKNRLFNQRLAETLVDPETGEILAAEGTVLDRRTLDRILPYLEKNIGFKTAKPMGGVVAGDVELQSIKIYAPESEGERVINVIGNANITRDIKHITPGDILASISYFFNLLYKVGDTDDIDHLGNRRLRSVGELLQNQFRIGLSRMERVVRERMSIQDTNAITPQALINIRPVIASIKEFFGSSQLSQFMDQTNPLAELTHKRRLSALGPGGLTRERAGFEVRDVHYSHYGRMCPIETPEGPNIGLINSLSSFAKVNEFGFIETPYRRVDPETGLVTGQVDYLTADEEDNYVVAQANMKLSEEGEFLDEDIVARFRGENIVTNKERIDYMDVSPKQVVSAATACIPFLENDDSNRALMGANMQRQAVPLMNPESPIVGTGMEYVSAKDSGAAVICKHPGVVERVEAREVWVRRYVEVDGQTVKGDLDRYKMQKFIRSNQGTCYNQRPIVSVGNEVVKGEILADGPSMELGELALGRNVLVGFMTWDGYNYEDAIIMSERLVKDDVYTSIHIEEYESEARDTKLGPEEITRDIPNVGEDALRNLDERGIIRVGAEVKDGDLLVGKVTPKGVTELTAEERLLHAIFGEKAREVRDTSLRVPHGGGGIILDVKVFNREDGDELPPGVNQLVRAYIVQKRKISEGDKMAGRHGNKGVISRILPEEDMPYLPDGTPIDIMLNPLGVPSRMNIGQVLELHLGMAARYLGIHIATPVFDGAREEDVWGTIEEAGMANDAKTILYDGRTGEPFDNRVSVGVMYMIKLAHMVDDKLHARSTGPYSLVTQQPLGGKAQFGGQRFGEMEVWALEAYGAAYTLQEILTVKSDDVIGRVKTYEAIVKGENVPEPGVPESFKVLIKELQSLGMDVKMMSSDDKEIEMRDTEDDDDHQSADKLNVEVETTKE, encoded by the coding sequence TTGACAGGTCAACTAGTTCAATACGGACGCCACCGCCAACGAAGAAGTTATGCCCGTATTAGTGAAGTATTAGAGTTACCAAATCTTATCGAAATTCAAACCTCTTCTTATCAGTGGTTTCTTGATGAGGGTTTGCGAGAAATGTTCCAAGACATTTCTCCGATCGAAGACTTTACGGGAAATCTATCGCTTGAATTTATCGACTACAGCTTAGGTGAACCTAAATACTCTGTAGAAGAATGCAAAGAGCGTGATGTGACGTATGCAGCACCACTTCGTGTAAAAGTGCGTCTAATCAACAAGGAAACTGGTGAAGTAAAAGAACAAGATGTGTTCATGGGAGATTTCCCACTCATGACAGAGACTGGAACATTCGTAATTAACGGTGCAGAACGTGTTATCGTTTCCCAGTTAGTTCGCTCTCCAAGCGTATACTATAGTGGCAAAGTGGATAAAAACGGAAAACGTGGTTTTACTGCTACTGTAATTCCAAACCGCGGGGCTTGGTTAGAGTATGAGACAGATGCTAAGGATGTTGTATATGTACGTATTGACCGTACTCGTAAACTTCCTGTAACTGTTTTGTTACGCGCATTAGGGTTTGGCTCTGATCAAGAAATCACCGAGCTTTTAGGTGATAACGAATACTTAAGCAACACATTAGAAAAAGACAACACAGATAGCACAGAAAAAGCATTGCTTGAAATTTATGAGCGTCTACGCCCTGGTGAACCACCAACAGTAGAAAATGCAAAGAGCTTACTTGTGTCTCGTTTCTTTGATCCGAAGCGCTACGACTTAGCAAATGTAGGTCGCTATAAGATCAACAAAAAGCTACACATTAAAAATAGATTGTTTAACCAACGTTTAGCTGAAACACTGGTGGATCCAGAAACTGGTGAAATTTTAGCGGCAGAAGGAACAGTCTTAGATCGTCGTACGCTTGATCGCATTCTACCTTACTTAGAGAAAAACATTGGATTCAAAACAGCGAAACCAATGGGTGGAGTGGTAGCAGGCGATGTTGAGCTGCAATCTATTAAGATTTATGCTCCTGAGTCAGAAGGCGAACGCGTAATTAACGTAATTGGTAATGCAAATATTACTCGTGATATAAAACATATTACACCAGGTGATATCCTTGCTTCTATCAGCTACTTCTTCAACCTACTATACAAAGTAGGGGATACAGACGATATCGACCACTTAGGAAACCGTCGTTTACGTTCAGTAGGAGAGCTTTTACAAAACCAATTCCGTATCGGTCTTTCTCGTATGGAACGTGTTGTTCGTGAGAGAATGTCGATTCAAGATACAAATGCAATTACACCACAGGCGTTAATTAACATCCGTCCTGTTATTGCATCTATTAAAGAGTTCTTCGGAAGTTCTCAGTTATCTCAGTTCATGGACCAAACAAACCCATTAGCAGAGTTAACTCACAAACGAAGACTATCTGCATTAGGACCCGGTGGTTTAACGCGTGAGCGCGCAGGCTTTGAAGTGCGTGACGTTCACTACTCTCACTACGGTCGTATGTGTCCGATTGAAACACCAGAGGGACCAAACATCGGTTTGATTAACTCATTATCTTCGTTCGCGAAAGTAAATGAGTTTGGTTTCATTGAAACACCATACCGTCGTGTTGACCCAGAAACTGGTCTTGTAACAGGGCAGGTTGATTATTTAACAGCAGATGAAGAAGATAATTATGTTGTAGCCCAAGCGAATATGAAATTATCTGAAGAAGGAGAATTCCTTGATGAAGATATCGTAGCTCGTTTCCGTGGTGAAAACATTGTCACAAATAAAGAACGCATCGACTATATGGATGTATCTCCAAAGCAAGTAGTGTCGGCAGCGACAGCTTGTATTCCGTTCTTAGAAAACGATGACTCTAACCGCGCACTTATGGGAGCGAACATGCAACGTCAGGCGGTTCCGTTAATGAATCCGGAATCACCGATTGTAGGTACAGGTATGGAGTACGTATCAGCAAAAGACTCAGGTGCTGCAGTAATCTGTAAACACCCTGGTGTTGTTGAACGCGTAGAAGCACGTGAAGTTTGGGTACGTCGCTATGTAGAAGTTGACGGTCAAACAGTAAAAGGCGACTTAGATCGCTACAAAATGCAAAAATTCATTCGTTCTAACCAAGGAACTTGCTACAACCAACGTCCAATCGTAAGTGTTGGAAATGAAGTTGTAAAAGGTGAAATCCTTGCGGATGGTCCTTCTATGGAATTAGGTGAACTAGCACTTGGACGTAACGTGCTTGTTGGCTTCATGACATGGGACGGTTATAACTATGAGGATGCGATCATTATGAGTGAGCGCCTTGTAAAAGATGATGTGTACACTTCTATTCATATTGAAGAATATGAGTCAGAAGCTCGTGATACGAAGCTTGGACCAGAAGAAATTACACGTGATATTCCAAACGTCGGAGAAGATGCACTTCGTAACCTTGATGAGCGTGGTATTATTCGCGTCGGTGCTGAAGTAAAAGATGGAGATCTACTTGTTGGTAAAGTAACACCTAAAGGTGTAACAGAATTAACAGCAGAAGAACGTCTATTACATGCAATCTTCGGTGAAAAAGCACGTGAAGTACGTGATACATCACTACGTGTACCACATGGTGGTGGCGGTATTATCTTAGACGTAAAAGTATTCAACCGTGAAGATGGCGATGAATTGCCACCGGGCGTGAATCAACTTGTACGTGCGTATATCGTTCAAAAACGTAAAATTTCTGAAGGTGACAAGATGGCAGGACGTCACGGTAACAAAGGTGTTATCTCTCGTATTTTACCAGAAGAAGATATGCCTTACTTACCAGATGGTACGCCAATCGATATCATGTTAAACCCATTAGGGGTACCATCTCGTATGAATATCGGTCAGGTATTAGAGCTTCATCTTGGTATGGCAGCAAGATACCTTGGCATTCACATTGCAACACCAGTATTCGATGGTGCTCGTGAGGAAGATGTATGGGGCACAATTGAAGAAGCTGGTATGGCAAATGACGCGAAAACAATCCTGTATGACGGACGTACTGGTGAACCATTCGATAACCGCGTATCTGTTGGTGTCATGTATATGATCAAACTTGCGCACATGGTTGACGATAAACTTCATGCTCGTTCTACTGGACCATACTCACTTGTAACGCAGCAACCTCTTGGAGGTAAAGCTCAGTTCGGTGGACAGCGTTTCGGTGAGATGGAGGTTTGGGCACTTGAAGCTTATGGTGCTGCTTATACTCTTCAAGAAATCTTAACAGTGAAGTCTGATGATGTTATCGGACGTGTTAAGACGTATGAAGCAATTGTTAAAGGTGAAAATGTTCCAGAACCAGGCGTTCCTGAATCATTCAAAGTATTGATTAAAGAACTGCAAAGTTTAGGTATGGACGTTAAAATGATGTCTAGCGACGATAAAGAAATCGAAATGCGTGATACAGAAGATGACGACGATCATCAATCAGCAGATAAATTGAATGTCGAAGTTGAGACAACTAAGGAATAA
- the rpoC gene encoding DNA-directed RNA polymerase subunit beta': MIDVNNFEYMKIGLASPDKIRSWSYGEVKKPETINYRTLKPEKDGLFCERIFGPQKDWECHCGKYKRVRYKGVVCDRCGVEVTRAKVRRERMGHIELAAPVSHIWYFKGIPSRMGLVLDMSPRALEEVIYFASYVVTESGDTPLDKKQLLSEKEYRAYRDRYGSTFQAAMGAEAIKKLLQDIDLDKEVDFLKEELKTAQGQRRTRAIKRLEVLEAFRNSGNHPSWMILDVLPVIPPELRPMVQLDGGRFATSDLNDLYRRVINRNNRLKRLLDLGAPSIIVQNEKRMLQEAVDALIDNGRRGRPVTGPGNRPLKSLSHMLKGKQGRFRQNLLGKRVDYSGRSVIVVGPNLKMYQCGLPKEMALELFKPFVMKELVEKGLAHNIKSAKRKIERVQPEVWDVLESVIKEHPVLLNRAPTLHRLGIQAFEPTLVEGRAIRLHPLVCTAYNADFDGDQMAVHVPLSSEAQAEARILMLAAQNILNPKDGKPVVTPSQDMVLGNYYLTLEREGAIGEGMVFKDANEAILAYQNGYVHLHTRVAVAASSVNNVTFTEEQKGKLLLTTVGKLIFNEILPESFPYINEPTNSNLEKETPAEYFVEKGANIKEIIASREEVAPFSKKILGNIIAEVFKRFKITETSRMLDRMKNLGFKYSTKAGITVGVSDILVLGEKDEILHEAQAKVDNVIKQFRRGLITEEERYDRVISIWSNAKDVIQGKLMKSLNKRNPIFMMSDSGARGNASNFTQLAGMRGLMANPSGRIIELPIKSSFREGLTVLEYFISTHGARKGLADTALKTADSGYLTRRLVDVAQDVIVREDDCGTDRGLLIGAIKEGNEVIESLYDRLVGRFARKTVKHPETGEVLVAENQLITEDIAHIVENSGVETVNIRSAFTCNTRHGVCKKCYGRNLATGTDVEVGEAVGIIAAQSIGEPGTQLTMRTFHTGGVAGDDITQGLPRIQEIFEARNPKGQAVISEIDGVIAAINDVKDRQEVVVQGEVEARTYAIPYGARLKVTPGQPISHGKELTEGSIDPKELLKVTDITAVQEYLLREVQKVYRMQGVEIGDKHVEVMVRQMLRKVRVSDAGETDVLPGTLLDIHQFTDANAKVLLQGKQPATARPVLLGITKASLETDSFLSAASFQETTRVLTDAAIKGKRDELLGLKENVIIGKLVPAGTGMNRYRKVDLVKTTQDDMNVENDEIYVEQ, encoded by the coding sequence TTGATAGATGTAAATAACTTTGAATATATGAAGATTGGACTTGCTTCACCTGACAAGATTCGTTCTTGGTCATACGGTGAAGTTAAGAAACCAGAAACAATTAACTATCGTACGTTAAAGCCTGAAAAAGATGGCTTGTTCTGTGAGCGTATTTTCGGACCACAAAAGGACTGGGAATGTCATTGCGGAAAATACAAACGTGTACGTTATAAAGGTGTAGTTTGTGATCGATGTGGCGTTGAAGTAACGCGTGCAAAAGTTCGTCGTGAACGTATGGGTCATATCGAATTAGCTGCTCCTGTATCTCATATTTGGTATTTCAAAGGTATCCCGAGCCGCATGGGACTTGTCTTAGACATGTCCCCTCGCGCGCTTGAAGAAGTAATTTATTTCGCTTCTTATGTTGTAACAGAAAGTGGAGATACACCACTTGATAAGAAGCAATTACTTTCTGAAAAAGAATACCGTGCATATCGTGATCGATATGGTAGCACATTCCAAGCTGCTATGGGTGCAGAAGCGATTAAAAAGCTACTACAAGATATCGATTTAGATAAAGAAGTAGACTTCTTAAAAGAAGAATTAAAAACAGCACAAGGACAACGCCGTACTCGTGCTATTAAACGTCTAGAAGTATTAGAAGCATTCCGTAACTCTGGAAATCACCCATCTTGGATGATCCTAGATGTTCTTCCAGTTATCCCACCAGAACTACGCCCAATGGTACAGTTGGATGGTGGACGTTTTGCTACTTCTGATTTAAACGACTTATACCGTCGTGTAATTAACCGTAACAACCGTTTAAAACGTCTATTGGACTTAGGTGCACCAAGCATCATCGTTCAAAACGAAAAACGTATGTTACAAGAAGCTGTAGACGCATTAATCGATAATGGTCGCCGTGGCCGTCCAGTTACTGGACCAGGTAACCGTCCATTAAAATCTCTATCTCACATGCTTAAAGGTAAACAAGGACGTTTCCGTCAAAACTTATTAGGTAAACGTGTTGACTACTCTGGTCGTTCAGTAATCGTTGTAGGACCGAACTTAAAGATGTACCAATGTGGATTACCGAAAGAAATGGCGCTTGAACTGTTCAAACCTTTCGTTATGAAAGAGTTAGTTGAAAAAGGTTTAGCACACAACATTAAGAGTGCTAAACGTAAAATCGAGCGTGTACAACCTGAAGTTTGGGACGTTTTAGAATCTGTGATTAAAGAACATCCAGTACTTCTAAACCGCGCACCAACACTTCACCGTCTTGGTATCCAGGCGTTTGAACCTACACTAGTAGAAGGTCGTGCAATCCGTCTTCACCCACTTGTATGTACTGCATACAACGCGGACTTTGACGGTGACCAAATGGCGGTTCACGTTCCGTTATCATCAGAAGCACAAGCAGAAGCTCGTATTCTTATGTTAGCGGCACAAAACATCTTGAATCCAAAAGACGGAAAACCAGTTGTTACTCCATCTCAGGATATGGTATTAGGTAACTACTACTTAACACTTGAGCGTGAAGGTGCAATCGGTGAAGGTATGGTCTTCAAAGATGCCAACGAAGCAATACTTGCATACCAAAATGGATATGTACATCTGCACACGCGTGTTGCAGTTGCTGCAAGTTCAGTAAATAATGTAACGTTTACTGAAGAGCAAAAAGGTAAGCTTCTATTAACAACAGTTGGTAAATTAATATTTAACGAAATCTTACCAGAGTCGTTCCCTTATATTAACGAACCAACAAACTCAAACCTTGAAAAAGAAACACCAGCGGAATATTTCGTTGAAAAAGGTGCGAACATTAAAGAAATTATTGCTAGTCGCGAAGAAGTGGCACCATTTAGCAAGAAGATTCTTGGTAACATCATTGCGGAAGTATTCAAGCGTTTCAAAATTACAGAGACGTCTCGCATGCTTGACCGTATGAAGAACTTAGGATTTAAATACTCTACAAAAGCTGGTATTACAGTTGGGGTATCTGACATTCTTGTATTAGGTGAAAAAGATGAAATTCTCCACGAAGCACAAGCAAAAGTAGATAATGTAATTAAACAATTCCGTCGCGGTTTAATCACGGAAGAAGAACGTTACGATCGTGTTATCTCTATTTGGAGTAATGCAAAAGACGTTATCCAAGGAAAACTGATGAAGTCCTTGAATAAACGCAATCCAATCTTCATGATGAGTGATTCCGGTGCCCGTGGTAACGCATCTAACTTCACTCAGCTTGCTGGTATGCGTGGTCTGATGGCCAATCCATCTGGTCGTATCATTGAACTTCCGATCAAATCAAGTTTCCGTGAAGGTTTAACAGTACTTGAGTACTTCATCTCTACGCATGGTGCTCGTAAAGGTCTTGCCGATACAGCACTTAAGACTGCCGATTCTGGTTACTTAACACGTCGTCTTGTAGACGTTGCACAAGATGTAATTGTTCGTGAAGATGATTGTGGAACAGATCGCGGTTTACTAATTGGTGCGATTAAAGAGGGTAATGAAGTAATTGAGTCATTATATGATCGTCTTGTTGGACGTTTTGCAAGAAAAACTGTAAAACATCCTGAAACAGGTGAAGTATTAGTTGCTGAAAATCAATTAATTACTGAAGATATCGCTCATATCGTTGAAAATTCGGGTGTTGAAACTGTAAACATTCGTTCAGCGTTTACGTGTAACACTCGCCATGGTGTATGTAAGAAGTGTTACGGTCGTAACTTAGCAACTGGTACAGACGTAGAAGTAGGAGAAGCGGTAGGTATTATCGCGGCTCAATCTATCGGTGAGCCAGGTACACAGTTAACGATGCGTACGTTCCATACAGGTGGGGTTGCCGGTGATGATATCACACAAGGTTTACCTCGTATCCAAGAGATCTTTGAAGCTCGTAATCCGAAAGGTCAGGCAGTTATCAGTGAAATCGACGGTGTTATCGCAGCGATCAACGATGTTAAAGATCGCCAAGAAGTAGTTGTACAGGGTGAGGTTGAAGCTCGTACGTATGCTATTCCTTACGGTGCTCGTCTGAAAGTAACGCCAGGACAGCCAATTAGCCACGGTAAAGAGTTAACAGAAGGTTCTATTGATCCGAAAGAATTACTAAAAGTAACGGACATTACGGCAGTTCAAGAATACTTATTACGTGAAGTTCAAAAAGTATACCGTATGCAAGGGGTAGAAATTGGTGACAAACACGTAGAGGTAATGGTACGTCAAATGCTACGTAAAGTTCGTGTAAGTGATGCAGGTGAAACAGATGTATTACCAGGAACATTACTAGATATCCATCAGTTTACTGATGCGAATGCGAAGGTGTTACTGCAAGGTAAACAACCAGCAACGGCTAGACCTGTTCTACTTGGTATTACAAAAGCTTCACTTGAAACTGATTCATTCTTATCTGCAGCATCATTCCAAGAAACAACTCGTGTCTTAACTGATGCAGCAATTAAAGGTAAACGTGATGAGCTTCTAGGACTGAAAGAGAACGTTATTATCGGTAAACTTGTTCCTGCTGGAACAGGTATGAATCGTTATCGCAAAGTTGATCTTGTAAAAACAACACAAGATGACATGAATGTAGAAAACGATGAGATTTATGTGGAACAGTAA
- a CDS encoding 50S ribosomal protein L7ae-like protein → MSYQKVSNAENVVVGHKRTLEAIKNGIVKEVVIAEDADVRLTHIIIRTALQHNIPITKVESVRKLGKVSGIQVGASAIGIIS, encoded by the coding sequence ATGTCTTATCAAAAAGTGTCAAATGCTGAAAATGTAGTCGTTGGTCATAAACGAACATTGGAAGCAATCAAAAATGGTATAGTTAAAGAAGTTGTTATTGCAGAAGATGCTGATGTGCGGTTAACCCATATTATCATTCGCACTGCTTTGCAACATAACATACCCATAACCAAAGTTGAATCAGTTCGTAAGCTTGGAAAAGTTTCGGGGATTCAAGTGGGAGCTTCAGCAATAGGAATAATAAGTTAA